A single window of Nicotiana tomentosiformis chromosome 1, ASM39032v3, whole genome shotgun sequence DNA harbors:
- the LOC104090850 gene encoding pentatricopeptide repeat-containing protein At2g39620, producing the protein MKLRCCSILVLVRRFHCQELPKNTLLSSCKDLSSLLQLHAHLITSGFTFNTSTTTLLINLYSSFQKCSFSRSLFDSSPNPPVILWNSMIRTYVRVNQHEEALKLYVSMLEKSIQPDKYTFTFVLKACTAMSDFKRSILIHEEVVRRNLESDVFIGTGLIDMYSKMGDFESARMVFDQMPDKDIVAWNAMISGLAQCAEPVKAVDLFKDMQFIFRINPNSVTLLNLLPAVCKLMDMRACRCIHAYVYRRVFPVSVHNALIDTYSKCNHPNVAHRIFLELTGKDDVSWGTMMAGFAYNGNFHEVLEMFDSIKRTGFKMSKVSAVSALLGAGEIGDLRRGKEIHEYAIQEMIDSDIMVATSLMTMYAKCGLLDKARDLFWGIKGRDLVAWSAAIAAFSQSGYPQEALSLFRDMQNEYSQPNNVTLVSVIPACAELRAVRLGKSVHCHAVKASIDSDISTGTALVSMYAKCNLFSFALHLFNKMPLVEVVTWNALINGYAQIGDCYNALKMFSRLRLAGLHPDPGTMVGVLPACALLGDVRLGTCLHCQIIRYGFESDCHVKNALIDLYAKCGSLSLAEFLFNKNDFSKDEVSWNTMIAGYMHNGLAKIALSAFHSMKFESFRPNVVTIVSILPAVSHLTYLREGMTIHSYIIKSGFRSHKLVGNSLIDMYAKCGQLDLSERIFEEMKNTDTVSWNALLTACSMHGEGDRALSVFSLMENRDIEVDAISLLSVLSACRHAGLVEEGRKIFHCMRGKYHIEPDVEHYACMVDLLGRAGLFNEIMDLLKTMPMEPDGGVWGALLDASRMHSNIELAEVALKHLVKLEQGNPAHYVVLSSLYSQSGRWNDAGHTRVKMNQTGLRKTPGCSWVEVKKGI; encoded by the coding sequence ATGAAGTTGAGATGTTGTTCAATACTGGTACTAGTACGTAGATTTCATTGTCAAGAATTACCTAAGAACACCCTCCTCTCTTCGTGCAAAGACCTCTCCTCTCTTCTCCAACTTCACGCTCATCTAATCACCTCTGGTTTTACTTTCAACACTTCCACCACTACCCTTCTTATCAATTTGTACTCTTCCTTCCAAAAATGCTCCTTTTCTCGCTCCCTCTTCGATTCTTCACCCAACCCACCTGTCATTCTCTGGAATTCAATGATCAGAACTTACGTCAGAGTCAATCAGCACGAAGAAGCTCTCAAACTGTACGTTTCAATGTTGGAAAAGTCTATTCAGCCGGATAAGTATACCTTCACTTTTGTGCTGAAAGCTTGCACTGCTATGTCTGATTTTAAACGCAGTATCTTGATTCATGAAGAGGTAGTTCGTAGGAATCTGGAAAGTGATGTCTTCATTGGGACCGGGCTTATAGATATGTATAGTAAAATGGGTGATTTCGAGAGCGCAAGGATGGTGTTTGATCAAATGCCTGACAAGGACATTGTAGCTTGGAATGCAATGATTTCTGGGCTTGCACAGTGTGCAGAGCCGGTTAAGGCTGTTGACCTTTTCAAGGACATGCAATTTATTTTTCGGATTAATCCTAATTCAGTGACATTATTAAATTTGCTTCCAGCAGTTTGTAAATTAATGGATATGAGGGCATGTAGGTGTATACATGCTTATGTATATAGGAGAGTGTTTCCAGTTTCGGTTCATAATGCTTTGATTGACACATACTCAAAATGTAATCATCCCAATGTTGCTCACCGAATTTTTCTTGAGTTAACGGGGAAAGATGATGTTTCATGGGGTACAATGATGGCAGGTTTTGCATATAATGGGAACTTTCATGAGGTTTTGGAAATGTTTGATTCCATAAAGAGAACGGGCTTTAAGATGAGCAAAGTCTCAGCTGTAAGTGCATTGCTTGGGGCTGGTGAAATTGGCGATTTACGGAGAGGGAAAGAAATTCATGAATATGCAATTCAAGAAATGATTGATTCCGACATTATGGTTGCTACTTCATTGATGACAATGTATGCAAAGTGTGGATTGCTAGACAAGGCTAGAGATCTGTTTTGGGGAATTAAGGGAAGAGATTTGGTTGCTTGGTCAGCAGCAATAGCTGCTTTCTCACAATCAGGATATCCTCAAGAGGCACTCTCTCTGTTTCGAGATATGCAGAATGAGTATTCACAACCAAATAATGTTACTCTGGTGAGCGTTATCCCAGCCTGTGCAGAGTTAAGGGCAGTGAGATTAGGAAAGAGTGTCCACTGCCATGCTGTCAAAGCCAGTATCGATTCTGATATTTCAACGGGAACTGCCTTGGTTTCCATGTATGCTAAGTGCAATCTATTCAGTTTTGCGCTTCATTTGTTCAATAAGATGCCACTGGTTGAGGTAGTAACATGGAATGCTCTGATAAATGGGTATGCGCAGATTGGCGACTGTTATAATGCATTAAAGATGTTTTCTCGATTAAGGTTAGCTGGATTACACCCAGACCCAGGGACAATGGTTGGTGTGCTTCCAGCTTGTGCCCTCCTAGGTGATGTACGCTTGGGAACATGCCTTCATTGTCAAATTATCAGATACGGGTTTGAGTCAGACTGTCATGTGAAGAATGCTCTAATTGACTTGTATGCCAAATGTGGAAGTTTGTCTTTGGCTGAATTCCTGTTCAACAAAAATGACTTCTCTAAGGATGAGGTCTCCTGGAACACAATGATTGCAGGATACATGCACAATGGACTTGCCAAGATAGCCCTTTCCGCATTCCATTCCATGAAATTCGAATCATTTCGGCCCAATGTGGTCACAATTGTGAGCATCCTGCCTGCGGTGTCACATTTGACATATTTGAGAGAGGGCATGACTATACATTCCTACATAATTAAGAGTGGCTTTCGGTCCCATAAGCTTGTAGGGAACAGTCTTATCGATATGTATGCTAAATGTGGTCAACTTGACCTTTCGGAGCGTATATTTGAGGAGATGAAGAACACTGACACTGTTTCTTGGAATGCTTTACTTACAGCATGTTCTATGCATGGGGAAGGTGATCGTGCTCTTTCTGTTTTCTCTCTAATGGAAAATAGGGACATCGAAGTTGATGCTATATCCTTGCTTAGTGTCTTGTCTGCCTGCAGACATGCAGGCTTGGTTGAAGAAGGAAGGAAAATATTTCACTGCATGCGTGGCAAATACCATATCGAACCAGATGTGGAACACTATGCCTGTATGGTAGATTTGTTAGGCCGTGCTGGCTTGTTTAATGAAATTATGGATCTGCTTAAGACAATGCCTATGGAACCAGATGGTGGAGTTTGGGGAGCCTTGTTGGATGCATCTAGAATGCATTCTAATATCGAGTTAGCAGAGGTTGCTTTGAAGCATCTTGTCAAGCTTGAGCAAGGAAACCCAGCTCATTATGTGGTATTATCAAGCTTGTATTCTCAATCTGGTAGGTGGAATGATGCAGGTCATACTAGAGTAAAGATGAATCAAACTGGACTGAGAAAGACTCCAGGCTGTAGTTGGGTTGAGGTGAAGAAGGGGATATGA